TATCGTTGCTTTTCTAACTTCAAAAAACGTATTCTGATAATTAAAGAATTAATAGATATTAATACATGTAATATTTGAAGTTTGAATTTATTCAGCTTTTTTTGTAATGCCAAAATTTAAACATTAATGAAGATAAAGAATGATTTAATAGAAAAAGAAAAAGATTTTGATAACTCAGTTAGATCTGAATCATCAAAATCTTATGAATTTTTATTTTATTTTAGTTCATTGACATTATTTGACAATAAATCTTTTTATTTTAATCTAGTACATAAACGGAATTTAACAAATAAGTACTTTTTCTTCAATAATTATCTGCCATCTTTTGGTCTTCAATAAATAATTATTAATTAAAATTTTAAATTGAAATGTATTCCATAATTAATATCTGATTTACGACCTTTATTGTATTCCGCTCTCAAAGTTACTCCATAATTATCTGTTTTTTCTATTCCTATCTCTGCTCCAAGTGATAATCCAAGTCTATCTGCCTTTGGTTCAGAAAGTTTATAATATTCTGTATCTGCTTTTTTAAGTTTTGCTTCATTTGCTTTGGTATAAAGTTTATTCATATCATAATCTACTTCAGAGTCAGCCTTCAAAATAACTTGTTTATTCTCTCCAAATGGAATTCTATATTTTGTTTCTACTCCAACATTAGGTGTAGTGATAAAATAATTATTATCTTTTATCTCTAAAGCTAAAGTATCATCTTTTTCCTTTACTGTACTGAAATGTCCATAAGAGAAATCTACTCCTGCATATGGTTTAATTGTCCATTGAGTAGTTATATCATAATCATACATAACTCTATTTTTCCAAGATAAATTTGTAGAGTAATATGTACTTCTAACTCTATAAACATCATTTCCCAATTGCATATATCTTTTTGCCGAATGTCTATTAAGTGTTAATTCTGCTCTTGTCAAATATTTAAGTTTTACATCTTCATCGTGTTTATTCAATGCTTTTTGATAATGAACACCTACTTTTCCAGATAATATTCTCTCTTTTGAACCTCTATTTGTTTTTCCTTCAAAATCAAACTTAGTTTCTGTAATTCCAGCAGACCAACCAAATTTTCCACCATAAGAATAACGTTCATTATCACGTAAATATAGAAGTCCTGTTGAGTTATATTTGTATCCAGCCACACCAAGTGTATTATCTCTATGTTTTCCTCTTGCATTTATAACACTAAATTTATTTACATTTCTTGTAACATTATATGATGACAATAATTCTTCATAAGATCTGTCATAAATATTTTCCACAGTTCTCATTCTCTCTTGAATATTTGAATATATATCCCCTCTTATATCTGCCAAGGCACTTGCAAATTCTTCATGAGTAGTTATTTCATCTAGAGATTTAAATTCATTTGAAACTTCAGTCTTAGGTATTGAAAGTCTAACTTTTTCTAAACCTAAACCTAAGTTTTTATATCTTTCACCTTTGATAAGATTTTGATATGGAATTCTTACCATAGTTATATCTCTAGTTTCTGTAGGTGGTACCAAGTTTGGATCACTAGATATCTTAGCAATCCATGATACAGAAGCAGATTTGATATCTCCAGTAAATGTTCCTATTCCCTCTGGAGCTACTCTAAATACATCAGGAATTGTATATTTTTGTATTGAATTTCCAGAAGTAAAGTTTGGAAGAATATATGCCAATCCTTCAACATTATCAGCTTTAATTACTGGTTTTGAAGTACTTATATCAATTCCCAAACCATCCATTGTCAAATCACCTTTTATGTGAACAATTCCCCCTGTTATTATTCTATTATCAATAGTAACTTTTCCAATTGATGTTATCTTTATTCCGCCTACATTTGCATCACGAACACCTTTTAATTGAATTTTATTACTTGTAGCGTCTACTGTTATTTTTCCTTCACTTACAAGACTTGCTATCCCACCAAGATATACTCCAGATGCTCCATTAGATAAATTAATTTCACCCTTATTTATAATATTTCCACTATAAGAAACTATACCCATAGATGGATTCTTTCCTTCATTTGTACTTCCGTCTACATTTATTTTAGCATTTTCTTCAATTAATATTTCATGAATTCCAGAACCTCCCATGATACCTATACCACCATTTGATACATCGAGAACTGCCCCTGATTTCAATGTTATTGATGCTGTTGGAACTCCGCTTCCATTTTGCTCTTTATATGCATATAGCCCTACTGATAGAGGTTTATCAACAATCATATGTCCAGTGTATTCTACTTGTGAATTTTCTCCAAAAATACCTATTGAGTTCTTATTTAATGCAGGATTATCAAATCCACCTTTACCTATAGTTGTTTCTCCTACATGAATATCTCCTTTGTAAGAGATAATTGTTTTCTGTCCATATACACCTACAGCTTCCTTTCCAAGATTCATATTTGTATTTTCTACCTGCAGTCCATCTTTATTTGTTCCTAAATAATAGATTCCATACCCTTTATCTAAAACTTCTAAATTTGAATTACTTACCTTCATGTTTCCTGTTCCTTTTTTGTAGATACCGATAGAATCTTTTCCTACTGTCATACTTCCAGATATTCCATTAATAGTTATATTTCCAGATCCTAGAGATAAAACCCCTATACTATCATGTTCACCAATTGTCATTTTACTTCTCGATTTTACATTGATATTAACATTTTCACCATAGATACCAATTGCTTTATCATTACCAATTGTATGAATTCCTGAAGATACTACATTTGCTCCACTATCTTTTGCATAGAGTCCAACTCCACCATCACCAACAATTATATCACCATTTGAAGTTATATTTTTAGTACCTGCAACTCCAATACCGTTCTTGCCTACCTTGATATTTGAATTATTTACAATTTCGGAATTTTCAGTAAATATTCCATATGAATTCTCTCCAATACTAATATTTTTGCCAGAAGTAGTTTCTATCTTTCCACTTCCGTTTTTATATATTCCTATTGAATTATCACCAACTGTCATATCTCCTACAATATTTATATTTCCTTTTTCACTTGCATAGATTCCTTTAGCTCCGTTATTTCCTACATTTAAATTATTAGCAAGTTTTATATCAGCATTTTTACTTCGAATACCAATACCACTATCTTTTACAGTAATGTTTCCTTTAACATCGATATTTCCTTTTCCATAGTAAGAATCGATATTTTCAGATAAAATACCTATACCATTGGAATCAACAGTTATATCTTTATCAACTGTTTGTTCCACTCCAGTATTTATACCATATATACCTACATTATTTTCTCCAACTATTATCTTTCCAGCTGTTGATATTTTTCTAATATTAGAAGTATCAGAATTTGTCGAATATATTCCAACTGAAGTATCTGCAGAATTATTGTTTATTACAATTATATCTCCATTATTCATAATATTTTGATCAGCTGTATTATATACTCCTATATTTTTTCCAGAATTTATTCTTAGTCCTCTAAGCTTAATTCCATGTCCAATTCCTTTTGCATATACACCTATTTGTCCTGTAGCGTTGCCTTCCCCAAGTACAATTTCTGATGCATCGACCATATGTGTAATATCTTCAAAAATATACCCCTTTGTATTATTTCCACTTAAATGAGTCAATGTTCCATAAGATGTAACATTTCCTTTAGCATATATACCTACTCCACCATTAGAAACATTTACTTTAAAATTTTCCGATATGTCAGCAGGATTACTAGTATCACCTTTTGCATAGATTCCTATTCCGTTAACACCATTTACTTTAATGTCTGTAGGATTTGTCGTACTTACTTTACCTCCACTGACTGCAAGAGCAATTCCATTTTCTCTAACAGCTAGACCACCATCTAGATTTTCCAATTCAATATTACTTTTTTTGTCAGCATAAACAAGAATTGAATCTCCAGAATCTGATTTTATACTTCCACTATCAAATTTTACTGTACTCTCTTTTACATAAACTCCTATTGAATCTTTTCCAAGGACAATATCTGTTTTTGAAATAGTTCCATGAGCTTTTTCTGTGACAATTCCGATTCCTCTTTTTTCTTTATTCTCTGTATTTCCAATTACAATCTTATTTTTATTAGTAGAATCAAGAGCGAATTCTCCATTTTCAAATATTACTCCTATTCCATCTTTTAAAGAAGTAAATTCAAAATCTTTAATACTTGTTTTAGATTGGTTACCTTTTACATAAAGTCCTTTTTGTCCTGTCCCTTTTGACTCTATTTTTCCAGGATTAATAATTTCATTTGAATCAAATTTATTTGCAAATATTCCTATTGAATCATCACCTGTTAAAATAATGCTTTTACTTTCTACTTTAGTATTTTTATCAGCATCTTCATTTGTTGTATATATACCTATACCAGAAGTTCCCACCTCTATTTTATTATTTCTTACTGTGGCACCTTTTGCATAGATTCCTATTCCATTTTTTCCTGATAAAGAAACTATTGATCCATCATTTCTAATTTCAACCTTATTAGGACTAACTCCTTTTACAGACGCTGCCATTCCTATAGAATTATCTCCATTCAGATTTATCTTTCCATTAGGTCCAAGATTCAATAAATAATTTTGTAATGAACTATTGTATACTCCATATACCCCTACTCCATCTTTGGCAACAGGTATAACAGAGTCAATCGTTGAATTTGAATTATTTAGAGTTATAAAACTTCCCTGTCCTTCAATTATAAGATTTGAACCAACATTAATTTCTCCATCTTCTTGATAGATTGCTGTCCCTTTAGAATCTCCAAAGACCATTTTTGTATTTCCAGCATTTCCTATATCAACTTTTCCTTTTTTGATGACAATTCCTGCCCCGCCATCAATATTAAATGTTGCATTATCTGTTTTAAATTCTGTTTTTTCAGGAACTAATACTCCTATTCCTTTTCCAACATTTAATTCTCCACTATATACAACTTTTGTTGTCGTACTCACATCACCACTCTCAAGTGATATTCCAATAGTTTTTTCTCCCTGTTGTTTAACATTTGCTTTTATAGGTCCATTATAGCCTTTTCCTACATAGATTCCTATTCCAAAATTATTTCTTTCTCCATTACCAACTATTATCTTTGAATTATTTCCAAAAATTACACTTGAATCTTTCAGATACACACCTATATTTCCTATTCCATTCACTGCTGAAATCTTTCCATCAATCTTTGTTCCTTCGTCTGCATACAGAGATATGGCATTTTTTATACCTGAATTTACTATTGGCATAATATCAAAATCTATTACTGAATTAGCTGCATATACTCCAACTGCTGAATTAGCTGTTAATTTTAAATTTCCAGCTTTAATATTATTTTCTTTTGTATTTTTAAGAGCTAGAGCAATATTTTGTGATTCTATTTCTCCTTTATTTTTAAAATGAGCATTTTGTCCATTTACATAAACTCCTGTTGATTTAAGAGTATCTTTATTTAAAGAAATAATTTTTCCACTATTTTCTCCCACTGAAGAATCAGCAACATACATTCCAACTGCATCTCCAGTTACTTCTATATCTTTATTATTTATAACTTCACTTTTCAATGCTCCTGAGTCTTTTACAGCTGCCATACCAACAGAAAGAGAACTAGGTGTTATAAGATCCTTTATAACTATTTTTCCACTATTAATTCCAGTTCCATTTGCCACATAAATTCCTGAAGATTTATCACTATTTCCCTCTATATTTATTCCAGCAATATTTTCAAATTGAGAATTTCCTGTCAAATATGTAGCAACATTTTCAGTTCCTGCTAATATTCCTATATTTTTAGAATTCTTAATATGTACTCCTCCAGCGATATATAGAGCCATAAGATTATTTCCACTACCAATATTTAATTCAGTATCATGATTAAGTTCTCCATTTACAGTTCCCTTGTTATAATATACTCCAACTGCATTTGTTCCAGTTGTATCATTTTTTAAAGAAAGAACCCCTCCTTTAAGATTACTTCCATTTGTAAGATAAATTCCTGTTCCACCTTTAGAAATTTCAATATTATTAGTTCCATCAATATTAATAGTTCCATGATTTCCATATATTCCTATCCCTTTATCTTGAGCCTTTATCGCAGAATTTTTTATTTTAATATTACCATCTGCAAATATTCCAGCTGTTCCTTCATTTTTAGACAGTATTTCTGAATTTTCAAAACTATTATAAATATTTTTTTCATTTCCACTATTTTTAGCATAGATTCCTATACCCTTATTTTCAGTTTCTACTTTACCTTTAAAAGTATTTACTACGCTACCATTATTATTGGCAACTGATGTGTCCATGTATACTCCTATAGTTCTATTATCTCCTACAGAAGTTTCACTAGGATTTACATGAAGATTCTTCAAAGTAATTGTACTTCCTTCTGTATTATATCCTTGTAGATATATCAATATATTTTTGTTTTCAGGCTTTTGATTAAAAGTCAAATCAGAGTCTGTTATATTGGCATTTGATCCAGCAAGATATACTCCTATACTTTCTTTTGAATCTGAGCTAAATTCGATATTCGAAGTATCTTTCAATTCCACTTTTGCTTTATTTCTTCCATAAATTCCAACTGTATTCTTATTTTCTAAAGTTATCTTACCTAAATCTTCAACTTTCTTTTCACCTTCAGCATATATTCCTACACTTTTTTCTCCTTTAAGCTGAATTTGGGCATTTTTTTGTAAAACTATATCATTATTTTTACCTACTATTCCTGTAGAATTATTACCAACTTCAAATGTAAACGAATCATTTCCATTACCATAAGTCAACTTCTTCTCAGTAGCACCTGCAACTCCAACACTATTTTCATTAATCTTTCCAGATACAAGTAGATTTATATCCCCAGATTTTGAATAATATGCTGTTATATTATTCGAATCCCCCACATTTACTTTTGTTTTCATATCATACGAAGCCAAATTTTGAGTATAATCAACAAATAATCCAATATTTCCATTCTTTGCATTTGGATTTGAAAGAGTTAGGGTACCTGATGAAACTGTACTTTTATTTTGATCTCCTGCTAAATATATACCAATTCCATTATCACCATTAAAAGTAACTGTTCCCAGATCTTTTGTTTCTTTTCCAACTTTTGAATCGCTACTATATATTCCAATTCCTTTGTTACTGATATTTATATTTCCTAATTCTGGTGTTATTATAACATTATGTCCATATATTCCTATCCCTTTATCTCCAGTTGTTATATTTCCAGTATTTATTATTACATGATTTGAATCTGCTAAGTTTGTATTATTATTTTCAGCATATATTCCTATTGCGTTTTCTCCAGACATTTTTATGTCTTTGCTATTTGTTATAGAAATATTTCCTTCTCCAGTTTTCCCACCAAATTCATTTTTTATTAGAGCTCCATTATCAAGTCTATATGCCAGTCCTAAAATACCTATAGAATTGTTTCCTCCAACTTCTATTGCTCCTTTATTTGTAACAATTGAACCATCTACTGCATACACTCCTATGGCTTTATTATTTACTGTATTGCTTCCTTTTTCTACTAGTATTTTAGATTTATCATCTATATCCACTTTTCCATAGTTTATAAATAATCCAACTGCACCATTTCCTGCATCAGTTCTATCTGCTTCTACTGTAGCATTTGCTAAATTTATCTGTGTTTCTTCAACTGAAGTTGCCTTTTTACTTGAATTTCCTTCTAATGCCACAACTTGATCATTAAAAAATTCTGAATCCTTTGAATTTAGCTTTGCAGTAACATTATTATTAACATTTATTTTTAATCTTTGTCCTAAAAATCTTCTAAAGTAATAGTTAGATGGACTCTCTAAATTATTATCACTCTTATTTAAAGCAACATCTATATCTAAATTTCCACCATCTACAGCTGCTAATCTATATTTATCATATTTACTTCCATCAGCCTTCGTTCCTGCTTCAATAGTTATATTGGTTCCAACTTGATTTTTTACATCATCTTTTATTTGAGATACTCTAATTGTTCCTATATTTACAAGATTAAATACATTTACATCATCTGACATGACTGTTATTTTACCATTTGTGAATGTAACAGGGTTACTTATATTTTTATTCAATTCCATCGCTATAGATTTCCCACGTAAAATAATATTCCCATTTGTAAGATTTATTGTTCCACCATCTTTTGCAAATACAGAATATCCATTTCCATCATAATCCAAAGTAGCACCTTGTGCATTTACCTGCGAATTATTACCAATTGCTAAAATTGATGTAGCTCCTTTATCGATTTTTATACGTTGATTGGATATATTTATTATTCCACCATCTTTTGCAATAACTGCTGTTCCTTGATTATCATCACTTTTTATAGTAAT
This genomic stretch from Fusobacterium sp. DD2 harbors:
- a CDS encoding autotransporter-associated N-terminal domain-containing protein, giving the protein MGNKYLNESQKILKRFVKKSSRITYSTSLLVSFLITGAIGYSAEISEAIPTREELAAKVSIEKEHVEKIIKENKSEIDNLNLEIEKLLRRGAFWIKSLDSSYQVFFNGIWNKRTENKNRTKANFNSSEYTSNIPQSLNKWDTIYDGTYYGSNGVIKNRIEFTDSIDFGANIKPKSVDEKQLSVPNIIKKEVSLVSFNPPLEPVIEIETPNVKNPQLVKTVTPNIPSVHVDKPSDISSLTPVNVAEIKAINIKINEPKVVEPVKVNAPTVEAPSVPGGFNPRLIAQPDIPKIKEIVVPQIESPELTGGGANPSYNRYSIWWGTNAGMISQISVKKGIITIADNTKVEGYEGDASIAKDIGYIKSQSNQSETVSNGTYENQIFFSTLLNVPYSEFSRDVVINVNKPEYKVIDLETEGRVKLKTGEYGTIEKYKNRGYIDSDKNKLLKTYKAYSGIVGDNPDEELLFINKGKINLNASKSNYFFTTSHNDGNYRTNFIDNEGIITAKGTDSIIIKHSPDTSQAKAWIYSNTGKMYADGERSIIVGWAYKYLSSGRAGFINDGEIKVRGQKGIGVFFSQDEGNSAMRDGHLVYLKKSIDLLGDESIGFVSKNTGEGARNVKNLVNFTIGKEPPQDFGNINGNDASYVEKAIGILQDQRKETKAATLIAINNYAKESIGIYAKEGTFNTVQNKDLNIKNKIVIDGGKNNIAFGIENSAKIIFDGDIIISDGEGNGIGLLKGNTSSSLKITGNVKVGSENKFLNNSVVMYTEGSQVKLPENSLFYLSGNSVALYAQNSGTIDFSRINKNGNPTITIKSDDNQGTAVIAKDGGIINISNQRIKIDKGATSILAIGNNSQVNAQGATLDYDGNGYSVFAKDGGTINLTNGNIILRGKSIAMELNKNISNPVTFTNGKITVMSDDVNVFNLVNIGTIRVSQIKDDVKNQVGTNITIEAGTKADGSKYDKYRLAAVDGGNLDIDVALNKSDNNLESPSNYYFRRFLGQRLKINVNNNVTAKLNSKDSEFFNDQVVALEGNSSKKATSVEETQINLANATVEADRTDAGNGAVGLFINYGKVDIDDKSKILVEKGSNTVNNKAIGVYAVDGSIVTNKGAIEVGGNNSIGILGLAYRLDNGALIKNEFGGKTGEGNISITNSKDIKMSGENAIGIYAENNNTNLADSNHVIINTGNITTGDKGIGIYGHNVIITPELGNINISNKGIGIYSSDSKVGKETKDLGTVTFNGDNGIGIYLAGDQNKSTVSSGTLTLSNPNAKNGNIGLFVDYTQNLASYDMKTKVNVGDSNNITAYYSKSGDINLLVSGKINENSVGVAGATEKKLTYGNGNDSFTFEVGNNSTGIVGKNNDIVLQKNAQIQLKGEKSVGIYAEGEKKVEDLGKITLENKNTVGIYGRNKAKVELKDTSNIEFSSDSKESIGVYLAGSNANITDSDLTFNQKPENKNILIYLQGYNTEGSTITLKNLHVNPSETSVGDNRTIGVYMDTSVANNNGSVVNTFKGKVETENKGIGIYAKNSGNEKNIYNSFENSEILSKNEGTAGIFADGNIKIKNSAIKAQDKGIGIYGNHGTINIDGTNNIEISKGGTGIYLTNGSNLKGGVLSLKNDTTGTNAVGVYYNKGTVNGELNHDTELNIGSGNNLMALYIAGGVHIKNSKNIGILAGTENVATYLTGNSQFENIAGINIEGNSDKSSGIYVANGTGINSGKIVIKDLITPSSLSVGMAAVKDSGALKSEVINNKDIEVTGDAVGMYVADSSVGENSGKIISLNKDTLKSTGVYVNGQNAHFKNKGEIESQNIALALKNTKENNIKAGNLKLTANSAVGVYAANSVIDFDIMPIVNSGIKNAISLYADEGTKIDGKISAVNGIGNIGVYLKDSSVIFGNNSKIIVGNGERNNFGIGIYVGKGYNGPIKANVKQQGEKTIGISLESGDVSTTTKVVYSGELNVGKGIGVLVPEKTEFKTDNATFNIDGGAGIVIKKGKVDIGNAGNTKMVFGDSKGTAIYQEDGEINVGSNLIIEGQGSFITLNNSNSTIDSVIPVAKDGVGVYGVYNSSLQNYLLNLGPNGKINLNGDNSIGMAASVKGVSPNKVEIRNDGSIVSLSGKNGIGIYAKGATVRNNKIEVGTSGIGIYTTNEDADKNTKVESKSIILTGDDSIGIFANKFDSNEIINPGKIESKGTGQKGLYVKGNQSKTSIKDFEFTSLKDGIGVIFENGEFALDSTNKNKIVIGNTENKEKRGIGIVTEKAHGTISKTDIVLGKDSIGVYVKESTVKFDSGSIKSDSGDSILVYADKKSNIELENLDGGLAVRENGIALAVSGGKVSTTNPTDIKVNGVNGIGIYAKGDTSNPADISENFKVNVSNGGVGIYAKGNVTSYGTLTHLSGNNTKGYIFEDITHMVDASEIVLGEGNATGQIGVYAKGIGHGIKLRGLRINSGKNIGVYNTADQNIMNNGDIIVINNNSADTSVGIYSTNSDTSNIRKISTAGKIIVGENNVGIYGINTGVEQTVDKDITVDSNGIGILSENIDSYYGKGNIDVKGNITVKDSGIGIRSKNADIKLANNLNVGNNGAKGIYASEKGNINIVGDMTVGDNSIGIYKNGSGKIETTSGKNISIGENSYGIFTENSEIVNNSNIKVGKNGIGVAGTKNITSNGDIIVGDGGVGLYAKDSGANVVSSGIHTIGNDKAIGIYGENVNINVKSRSKMTIGEHDSIGVLSLGSGNITINGISGSMTVGKDSIGIYKKGTGNMKVSNSNLEVLDKGYGIYYLGTNKDGLQVENTNMNLGKEAVGVYGQKTIISYKGDIHVGETTIGKGGFDNPALNKNSIGIFGENSQVEYTGHMIVDKPLSVGLYAYKEQNGSGVPTASITLKSGAVLDVSNGGIGIMGGSGIHEILIEENAKINVDGSTNEGKNPSMGIVSYSGNIINKGEINLSNGASGVYLGGIASLVSEGKITVDATSNKIQLKGVRDANVGGIKITSIGKVTIDNRIITGGIVHIKGDLTMDGLGIDISTSKPVIKADNVEGLAYILPNFTSGNSIQKYTIPDVFRVAPEGIGTFTGDIKSASVSWIAKISSDPNLVPPTETRDITMVRIPYQNLIKGERYKNLGLGLEKVRLSIPKTEVSNEFKSLDEITTHEEFASALADIRGDIYSNIQERMRTVENIYDRSYEELLSSYNVTRNVNKFSVINARGKHRDNTLGVAGYKYNSTGLLYLRDNERYSYGGKFGWSAGITETKFDFEGKTNRGSKERILSGKVGVHYQKALNKHDEDVKLKYLTRAELTLNRHSAKRYMQLGNDVYRVRSTYYSTNLSWKNRVMYDYDITTQWTIKPYAGVDFSYGHFSTVKEKDDTLALEIKDNNYFITTPNVGVETKYRIPFGENKQVILKADSEVDYDMNKLYTKANEAKLKKADTEYYKLSEPKADRLGLSLGAEIGIEKTDNYGVTLRAEYNKGRKSDINYGIHFNLKF